The proteins below are encoded in one region of Leptotrichia sp. oral taxon 218:
- the rpoC gene encoding DNA-directed RNA polymerase subunit beta', translated as MSIRDFDSIQIKLASPEKILEWSYGEITKAETINYRTLKPEMEGLFCERIFGPSKDYECACGKYKRMRYKGIVCEKCGVEVTTSKVRRERMGHIKLATPIAHIWYSKGTPNKMSLLLGISTKELESVLYFSRYIVTDAGETGLEKGKILTDREYKLYESQFKNGFTAKMGAEGVLALLEEIDLKELEKKLENEMDTEHSSQKRKKVIKRLKIVRDLILSGNRPEWMILTVLPVIPADLRPMVQLDGGRFATSDLNDLYRRVINRNIRLKKLMSIKAPEIVIKNEKRMLQEAVDALIDNGRRGKPVVTQNNRELKSLSDMLKGKQGRFRQNLLGKRVDYSGRSVIVVGPSLKMNQCGLPKKMALELYKPFLMRELVKRELASNVKIAKKMVEEEDENVWELIEEIIKNHPVLLNRAPTLHRLSIQAFQPILIEGKAIRLHPLVCSAFNADFDGDQMAVHLVLSQEAQMEAKLLMLATNNIIAPSSGKPIAVPSQDMVMGCYYMTKEKKGAKGEGKLFSNRNQLITAYQSGKVSVHAMVKVRVEDELLDTTPGRLMFNLILPKEVRNYGITFGKKELAKLIAELYKRYGFEKTSSLLDDIKEFGYHYGTLAGITVGIEDLKIPETKKEILENAEKDVAEVEKQYKAGEIINEERYRKTVGIWAEATEKVTKDMMDNLDEFNPVYMMANSGARGSIAQMRQLGGMRGLMADTQGRIIEMPIKANFREGLNILEFFMSSHGARKGLADTALRTADSGYLTRRLVDISHEVIVNHDDCGCEHGIVVSDLMDAGEVIEKLSERIYGRNLAKDLVHNGEVIATRNTLIDDELIKKIEELDIREVEIRTPLTCKLEKGVCRKCYGLDLSNHKEILKGEAVGVIAAQSIGEPGTQLTMRTFHTGGVATAASVQSDYKADVAGKVKFRGISTLVNEEGKEIVVSQNGRLIIGKHRYEIQSGSVLHVKDGDTVKKGQVLVEFDPYQTPIITSEEGKVEFRDIYVRENIDVKYGVTEKVAIKPVESSDVNPRIIIYTKDDRRVEYAVPYGAYLMVNEGDHVKKGQTITKILKTGEGNKDITGGLPRVQELFEARNPKGKAILSEFAGRVVFSDKKKKGMRLILIEDPETGELIQEYTVPVGEHLVVTNEMLIEKGAKITDGPVSPHDILKIKGLVEAQQFILESVQQVYREQGVTVNDKHIEIIVKQMFQKVKIKEVGDSLFLEDELIEKKIVERENEKLISNGKNPATYEPVIQGITKAAVNTESFISAASFQETTKVLANAAVEGKIDKLEGMKENVIIGKRVPGGTGFKDYLYLDARLKSDIVQEAQDEDQILEDEVKPSENEETSGEE; from the coding sequence ATGAGTATAAGAGATTTTGATAGTATTCAAATAAAACTGGCATCGCCGGAAAAAATATTGGAATGGTCATATGGAGAAATAACAAAAGCGGAAACAATAAACTATAGAACACTTAAACCTGAGATGGAAGGGCTTTTCTGCGAGAGAATATTTGGACCATCGAAAGACTACGAATGTGCGTGTGGAAAATACAAAAGAATGCGTTATAAAGGGATAGTCTGTGAAAAATGTGGAGTTGAAGTAACTACTTCAAAAGTTCGTCGTGAAAGAATGGGTCATATTAAACTTGCTACACCAATTGCACATATTTGGTATTCTAAAGGAACACCTAATAAAATGAGTCTTTTACTTGGAATAAGTACAAAAGAACTGGAATCAGTTTTGTATTTCTCAAGATATATTGTAACTGATGCAGGAGAAACTGGACTTGAAAAAGGTAAGATTTTGACAGATAGAGAATATAAGTTATATGAAAGTCAATTTAAAAACGGATTTACGGCAAAAATGGGTGCTGAAGGAGTTTTAGCGCTGTTAGAAGAAATTGATTTGAAAGAATTAGAAAAAAAACTGGAAAATGAAATGGATACGGAACATTCATCTCAAAAGAGAAAAAAAGTTATAAAAAGACTAAAAATAGTAAGAGATTTGATACTTTCTGGAAATAGACCTGAATGGATGATTTTGACAGTGCTTCCTGTAATTCCTGCTGATTTAAGACCAATGGTTCAGCTTGATGGAGGAAGATTTGCAACTTCAGATTTAAATGACTTGTATAGAAGAGTAATTAACAGAAATATAAGACTTAAAAAATTGATGTCAATAAAAGCACCTGAAATTGTCATAAAAAATGAAAAAAGAATGCTTCAGGAAGCAGTTGATGCCTTAATTGACAACGGTCGTCGTGGAAAACCAGTTGTAACTCAAAACAACAGAGAGTTAAAATCACTATCTGATATGTTAAAAGGAAAACAAGGTAGATTTAGACAAAATTTATTAGGAAAAAGGGTTGATTATTCAGGAAGATCGGTTATTGTCGTTGGACCAAGCTTGAAAATGAATCAATGTGGTCTTCCTAAAAAGATGGCACTTGAGCTTTATAAACCATTTTTGATGAGAGAATTGGTAAAAAGAGAGCTGGCATCTAATGTGAAAATTGCCAAAAAGATGGTTGAAGAAGAAGACGAAAATGTATGGGAATTGATCGAAGAAATTATTAAAAATCATCCTGTGCTGTTAAATCGTGCGCCAACATTGCATAGATTGTCAATTCAAGCGTTTCAGCCAATTTTGATAGAAGGAAAAGCTATAAGACTTCATCCGCTTGTATGTTCTGCATTTAATGCCGATTTTGATGGAGATCAAATGGCAGTTCACTTGGTGCTTTCACAAGAAGCACAGATGGAAGCAAAATTATTAATGTTAGCGACAAACAATATTATTGCACCATCAAGTGGAAAACCAATTGCAGTACCGTCTCAAGATATGGTCATGGGATGTTATTATATGACTAAAGAGAAAAAAGGTGCAAAAGGGGAAGGAAAATTATTTTCTAACAGAAATCAATTGATAACTGCTTATCAAAGTGGGAAAGTGTCAGTTCATGCTATGGTAAAAGTGAGAGTGGAAGATGAATTGCTTGACACAACTCCTGGAAGATTGATGTTTAACTTGATCTTGCCAAAAGAAGTTAGAAATTATGGAATTACATTTGGAAAAAAAGAATTGGCAAAATTAATTGCTGAACTTTATAAAAGATATGGATTTGAGAAAACTTCAAGTTTATTAGATGATATTAAAGAATTTGGATACCATTATGGTACACTTGCTGGAATTACAGTTGGAATTGAAGATTTGAAAATCCCTGAAACTAAAAAAGAAATACTTGAAAATGCTGAAAAAGATGTGGCAGAAGTCGAAAAACAATATAAAGCTGGAGAAATTATTAACGAAGAAAGATATAGAAAAACAGTGGGTATTTGGGCAGAAGCTACTGAAAAAGTAACAAAAGATATGATGGATAACCTTGATGAATTTAATCCAGTTTATATGATGGCGAATTCAGGAGCCAGAGGATCAATTGCGCAAATGCGTCAACTTGGTGGAATGCGTGGACTTATGGCGGATACGCAAGGTAGAATCATTGAAATGCCGATTAAAGCCAACTTTAGGGAAGGTCTTAACATCTTGGAATTCTTTATGTCATCACATGGAGCAAGAAAAGGACTTGCCGATACAGCACTAAGAACGGCGGATTCAGGATATTTGACAAGAAGACTTGTTGATATTTCGCACGAAGTTATTGTAAACCACGATGACTGTGGATGTGAACATGGAATTGTCGTATCGGACTTGATGGATGCTGGGGAAGTTATTGAAAAATTAAGTGAAAGAATTTATGGAAGAAATTTAGCGAAAGATTTAGTTCATAATGGAGAAGTTATTGCAACTAGAAATACTTTAATTGATGATGAATTAATTAAAAAAATTGAAGAATTGGATATTCGTGAAGTAGAAATTAGAACACCTTTGACTTGTAAATTGGAAAAAGGTGTTTGTAGAAAATGTTACGGGCTTGACTTATCTAATCATAAGGAAATTTTAAAAGGGGAAGCAGTTGGAGTTATTGCAGCTCAATCAATTGGAGAACCTGGTACACAGCTTACAATGCGTACTTTCCATACTGGAGGAGTTGCCACAGCGGCTTCAGTTCAATCTGACTACAAAGCGGATGTTGCTGGAAAAGTTAAATTTAGAGGTATTTCTACACTTGTAAATGAAGAAGGAAAAGAAATTGTTGTTTCTCAAAATGGGCGTCTAATAATAGGAAAACATAGATATGAAATTCAATCTGGTTCAGTTTTACATGTAAAAGATGGAGATACAGTTAAAAAAGGACAAGTTTTAGTTGAATTTGATCCTTATCAAACACCAATTATTACATCTGAAGAAGGTAAAGTGGAATTTAGAGATATTTATGTAAGAGAAAACATTGATGTAAAATATGGAGTTACTGAAAAAGTAGCTATAAAACCTGTGGAAAGCAGCGATGTAAACCCTAGAATCATAATTTACACAAAAGATGACAGAAGAGTGGAATATGCAGTTCCTTATGGAGCATATTTAATGGTAAATGAAGGAGATCATGTTAAAAAAGGTCAAACTATTACAAAAATCTTGAAAACAGGAGAAGGAAATAAGGATATTACTGGAGGTCTTCCTCGTGTACAAGAGTTGTTTGAAGCAAGAAATCCTAAAGGAAAAGCTATTTTGTCAGAATTTGCAGGGCGTGTTGTGTTCTCAGATAAAAAGAAAAAGGGTATGAGATTAATCTTGATTGAAGATCCTGAAACTGGAGAATTGATTCAAGAATATACAGTTCCTGTGGGAGAACATCTGGTTGTAACTAACGAAATGCTGATTGAAAAAGGTGCTAAAATTACAGATGGACCAGTTTCACCTCACGATATTTTGAAAATTAAAGGGCTTGTGGAAGCACAGCAATTTATACTTGAGTCTGTACAACAAGTTTATCGTGAACAAGGGGTTACAGTAAATGACAAACACATTGAAATAATTGTTAAACAGATGTTCCAAAAAGTAAAAATTAAAGAAGTTGGAGATTCTCTATTCTTAGAAGATGAATTAATTGAAAAGAAAATTGTTGAAAGAGAAAATGAAAAATTAATTTCAAATGGTAAAAATCCTGCAACTTATGAACCTGTAATACAAGGTATTACAAAAGCGGCAGTAAACACAGAAAGTTTCATTTCAGCAGCGTCGTTCCAAGAAACTACAAAAGTATTGGCAAATGCAGCAGTTGAAGGAAAAATTGACAAACTTGAAGGAATGAAAGAAAATGTTATAATTGGTAAGAGAGTGCCAGGAGGAACTGGATTTAAAGACTATTTATATTTGGATGCAAGATTAAAATCTGACATTGTACAAGAAGCACAAGATGAAGATCAAATATTAGAAGATGAAGTTAAACCTAGTGAAAACGAAGAAACTTCTGGTGAAGAATAG
- a CDS encoding MarR family transcriptional regulator has protein sequence MYENFSKHIGKLVCRHGAKPCNKETELLGTLKASITTT, from the coding sequence TTGTACGAAAATTTTAGTAAGCATATAGGGAAACTTGTATGTAGACACGGAGCAAAACCGTGCAACAAAGAAACTGAATTGCTGGGAACTCTTAAAGCTAGTATAACCACAACATAA
- a CDS encoding RNA-guided endonuclease TnpB family protein — MYLTLRQQVKHLSKNEFRNLKCLSHIAKNLTNEAIYNIRQYYFNKKKYLSYNENYKMLKNSENYKKLNSNMAQQILKEVDGSFKSFFGLLKLAKNGQYDNKKIKLPKYLDKDGFTTLIIGFVRLKDDILIVPYSNSFKKTHQEVKIKLPPVLKGKKIKEIRIIPKQHSRYFEIQYTYEVEEVQRELNKENVLGIDLGIDNLCTCVTNNGASFIIDGRKLKSINQYYNKINAKLQSIKDKQKIEHITLRQKRIVRKRNNRINDYLSKAARIIINYCLNNDIGKLVLGYNEDFQRKSNIGSINNQNFVNIPYGKLRDKLIYLCKLYGIEFKLQEESYTSKASFFDGDEIPIYDKENQKEYIFSGKRIKRGLYQTSKGYQLNADCNGALNILRKSKVVDLSVLYNRGELNTPRRIRVV, encoded by the coding sequence ATGTATTTAACATTAAGACAACAGGTAAAACATCTTAGTAAAAATGAGTTTAGGAATTTAAAATGTTTATCTCATATAGCCAAGAACTTAACTAATGAAGCTATATATAATATTAGACAGTATTATTTTAATAAGAAAAAGTATTTAAGTTATAATGAAAACTATAAAATGCTTAAAAATAGTGAGAACTATAAAAAATTAAATTCTAATATGGCTCAACAAATTCTAAAAGAAGTAGACGGAAGTTTCAAATCATTTTTTGGACTTTTGAAACTTGCTAAAAATGGTCAATATGATAATAAAAAAATAAAATTACCTAAATATCTTGATAAAGATGGTTTTACAACTCTTATTATAGGTTTTGTAAGATTAAAAGATGATATTCTGATAGTTCCTTATTCAAATTCGTTTAAGAAAACTCATCAGGAAGTTAAAATTAAGCTACCACCAGTATTAAAAGGCAAGAAGATAAAAGAGATTAGAATAATACCAAAACAACATTCTAGGTACTTTGAAATTCAATATACTTACGAGGTAGAAGAAGTTCAAAGGGAATTAAATAAAGAAAATGTACTAGGAATTGATTTAGGTATAGATAATCTTTGTACTTGTGTAACTAATAACGGAGCATCATTCATAATAGATGGTAGAAAATTAAAATCAATAAATCAATACTATAATAAGATAAATGCAAAATTGCAAAGCATTAAAGATAAGCAAAAGATAGAGCATATAACATTAAGGCAAAAAAGAATAGTTAGAAAAAGAAATAATCGTATAAATGATTATCTTTCAAAAGCAGCAAGAATAATAATAAATTATTGTCTTAACAATGATATAGGAAAACTAGTTCTAGGATATAACGAGGATTTTCAAAGAAAATCAAATATAGGAAGCATAAATAATCAAAATTTTGTAAATATACCATATGGAAAATTAAGAGATAAATTAATATATCTATGTAAACTATATGGAATAGAATTTAAACTGCAAGAAGAGAGTTATACATCGAAAGCAAGTTTCTTTGATGGAGATGAGATTCCAATATATGATAAAGAAAATCAAAAAGAATATATATTCAGTGGAAAAAGGATAAAAAGAGGACTATATCAAACAAGTAAAGGCTATCAATTAAATGCAGATTGTAACGGAGCATTAAATATATTAAGAAAAAGTAAAGTTGTGGACTTAAGCGTCCTATACAATAGAGGTGAGCTGAACACACCTAGAAGAATAAGGGTAGTGTAA
- the gmk gene encoding guanylate kinase yields MFKDFRTLRLYRGRFRKGKLIIVSGPSGSGKSTVTKIVKDKLNIPLSISATTRKPRNGEIDGKDYYFLTKEEFLQKIKNDEFYEYANVHGNYYGTLKKAVEDNLEKGINVILEIDVQGALIAKEKKKDAVLVFFKTENLEVLENRLRNRKTDSDEVIELRLKNAQKELEYEKEYDYVVINKEIEQSCNDLIKIINL; encoded by the coding sequence ATTTTTAAAGATTTTAGAACCCTGCGACTTTATCGTGGGAGGTTCAGGAAAGGGAAATTAATTATTGTTTCAGGACCATCTGGGTCGGGGAAATCAACAGTTACAAAGATTGTAAAAGATAAGCTAAATATTCCACTTTCAATTTCTGCAACTACAAGAAAGCCTAGAAATGGGGAAATTGACGGAAAAGATTATTATTTTTTGACAAAAGAAGAATTTTTACAAAAAATAAAAAATGATGAATTTTATGAGTATGCGAATGTTCATGGAAATTATTATGGGACATTGAAAAAAGCTGTGGAAGACAATTTAGAAAAAGGGATTAATGTCATTTTAGAAATTGATGTTCAAGGTGCCTTAATTGCGAAGGAAAAGAAAAAAGATGCTGTTTTAGTCTTTTTTAAAACAGAAAATTTGGAAGTGCTGGAAAATAGACTTAGAAACAGAAAGACAGACAGTGACGAAGTCATTGAACTAAGACTTAAAAATGCTCAAAAAGAACTGGAATATGAAAAAGAATATGATTATGTTGTGATAAACAAAGAAATAGAACAGTCTTGCAACGATTTAATAAAAATTATAAATTTATAA
- the rpoZ gene encoding DNA-directed RNA polymerase subunit omega, with product MKKEKITIDELLEKVPNKYELAIIAGKIAKVELKKDKSKFEVMDDVFSDIMNDEVEVIYNNKKEEDEEN from the coding sequence ATGAAAAAAGAAAAAATAACAATAGATGAATTATTGGAAAAAGTGCCAAATAAATATGAGTTAGCAATTATAGCAGGAAAAATTGCAAAAGTAGAATTAAAAAAAGATAAATCAAAATTTGAAGTTATGGATGATGTTTTTTCTGACATTATGAATGATGAAGTTGAAGTTATTTATAATAACAAAAAAGAAGAAGATGAAGAAAATTAA
- the dnaG gene encoding DNA primase codes for MYEKKEIQKLIDNLDIVEVISEYVNLKKSGSGYMGLSPFKEERTPSFSVSPVKNMFYDFSSGIGGNVIKFYQLINDVNFPQAVKELSQKYNIPLKTSNFGNNYNYNYEINQNKYKEYYEILSSAHEFFKNAIKDDEKALKYMEERGFLPKDIKKFEIGFSLNERDELFKYLVKKNFSEKKILELGLVKRNESGVVYDTFRNRIMFPIYNPQNKIVGFGGRIIEKDTDLPKYLNSADSVVFKKGKELFGLKNRGEAIKRKGFAMLMEGYLDVLTVRKHGFETAVASLGTAFTEEQASLIKRYTKNIIIAYDNDEAGKNAIIRAGYILKKLDFEIKCLRITENVKDPDEFLRKYGKRKFIETLKKSVDFYDFLLIEFKKNLNMEEIASKRILVKKFKPFFESFETELDKELYIQKLSHEIGIEEKYLRQEFIVEKSQIKKFKNNNYIKKDNQKKGVQNKKESKNLYDDLEEQTIIYCIKYFNLEKEKVKFLMEKKLTSEFYSALFSKLKEINFAVKNVLQINETDLTEEQKEKTFGLRCLSDRKTESEESFFNEIFESWLRREIDEINENLSRAKQFKLKREVEMELGKEFHTFEELKEIYKKFEEIRRPE; via the coding sequence ATGTATGAAAAAAAGGAAATTCAGAAATTAATAGATAATTTAGATATTGTAGAGGTAATCTCAGAGTATGTAAATTTGAAAAAATCAGGTTCTGGATACATGGGGCTCTCTCCTTTTAAAGAAGAAAGAACGCCATCTTTTTCAGTAAGTCCTGTTAAAAATATGTTTTATGACTTTAGTTCAGGGATTGGTGGAAATGTAATAAAATTTTATCAACTGATAAATGATGTAAATTTTCCACAAGCAGTAAAAGAATTGTCACAAAAATACAACATTCCATTAAAGACATCTAATTTTGGAAATAATTATAATTATAATTATGAAATTAATCAGAATAAATATAAAGAATATTATGAAATATTAAGCAGTGCTCACGAATTTTTTAAAAATGCCATAAAAGATGATGAAAAAGCATTGAAATATATGGAAGAACGAGGTTTTTTACCGAAAGATATAAAAAAATTTGAAATAGGATTTTCTTTGAACGAAAGAGATGAGCTGTTTAAATATTTAGTAAAGAAAAATTTTTCTGAAAAAAAGATATTGGAATTGGGACTTGTAAAAAGGAATGAATCGGGAGTGGTGTATGACACTTTTAGAAATAGAATTATGTTTCCAATTTACAATCCCCAAAATAAAATTGTAGGTTTTGGCGGAAGAATTATTGAAAAGGATACGGATTTACCCAAATATTTAAATTCAGCTGATTCTGTCGTCTTTAAAAAAGGTAAGGAATTATTTGGATTAAAAAATCGTGGAGAAGCTATTAAGAGAAAAGGCTTTGCCATGCTGATGGAAGGATATTTGGATGTACTGACGGTAAGAAAACATGGTTTTGAAACTGCAGTTGCAAGTCTTGGAACAGCTTTTACTGAAGAACAGGCAAGTTTGATAAAAAGATACACAAAAAATATAATAATTGCTTATGATAACGACGAAGCTGGGAAAAATGCCATTATAAGAGCTGGGTATATTTTAAAAAAGCTGGATTTTGAAATAAAATGTCTTAGAATAACTGAAAATGTGAAAGATCCAGATGAATTTTTGAGAAAATATGGAAAGAGAAAGTTTATCGAAACTTTAAAAAAATCAGTCGATTTTTACGATTTTTTATTAATTGAATTTAAAAAAAATTTGAATATGGAAGAAATTGCTTCCAAACGGATATTAGTTAAAAAATTTAAGCCATTTTTTGAGAGTTTTGAAACAGAGTTGGATAAGGAACTGTATATTCAAAAATTGTCGCACGAAATTGGAATTGAAGAAAAATATTTAAGACAGGAATTTATAGTTGAAAAAAGCCAGATAAAAAAATTTAAAAATAATAATTACATAAAAAAAGACAATCAAAAAAAAGGGGTACAAAATAAAAAAGAGAGTAAAAATTTATATGATGATTTAGAAGAACAGACAATTATATATTGCATAAAATATTTTAATTTAGAAAAAGAAAAAGTTAAGTTTCTCATGGAAAAAAAATTAACAAGTGAATTTTATAGCGCTTTATTTTCAAAATTAAAAGAGATAAACTTTGCAGTAAAAAATGTTTTGCAAATAAATGAAACTGATCTCACTGAAGAGCAAAAAGAAAAAACATTTGGTCTAAGATGTCTTTCTGACAGAAAAACTGAAAGTGAAGAAAGTTTTTTTAACGAAATATTTGAAAGTTGGCTGAGAAGAGAAATAGATGAGATTAATGAAAATCTCTCAAGAGCAAAGCAATTTAAATTAAAGAGAGAAGTTGAAATGGAACTTGGGAAAGAATTTCATACATTTGAGGAATTAAAAGAAATATATAAGAAATTTGAAGAAATAAGGAGACCAGAATAA
- the rpoD gene encoding RNA polymerase sigma factor RpoD — MSENKNKLKNSLANFIKETRKQKVASYEEINAALPADYPPEKIEQLIRKLSDDGVQIVDTLKEKNELLKVPKTMEEIEKMEISDFEDGSDEFVESEIDDTEVDKLLQADLVKMAESMDVDEPIKMYLREIGQIPLLSYEEEIEYAQKVLNGDEEAKQKLIESNLRLVVSIAKKHTNRGLKMLDLIQEGNMGLMKAVEKFEYEKGFKFSTYATWWIRQAITRAIADQGRTIRIPVHMIETINKIKKESRIILQETGKEPTAEELSKKLELPVEKVKNILEMNQDPISLETPVGSEEDSELGDFVEDDKFANPYDATTRVLLKEQLDDVLKTLNDREEKVLRYRYGLDDGSQKTLEEVGKIFNVTRERIRQIEVKALRKLRHPSRRKKLEDYRS, encoded by the coding sequence ATGTCTGAAAATAAAAATAAATTAAAAAACAGTCTCGCAAATTTTATAAAAGAAACAAGAAAGCAGAAAGTAGCTAGTTACGAAGAAATTAATGCCGCTCTACCAGCGGATTATCCGCCTGAAAAGATAGAACAGTTAATAAGAAAATTATCTGACGACGGTGTCCAAATAGTTGATACACTAAAAGAAAAAAATGAATTGTTGAAAGTTCCTAAAACTATGGAAGAAATAGAAAAAATGGAAATTTCTGACTTTGAGGATGGAAGCGATGAGTTTGTGGAAAGTGAAATTGACGACACGGAAGTAGATAAATTACTACAGGCAGATTTAGTTAAAATGGCTGAGAGCATGGATGTGGACGAACCAATTAAAATGTATTTGCGTGAAATTGGTCAAATACCGCTTTTGAGTTATGAAGAAGAAATAGAATATGCGCAAAAAGTTTTAAATGGAGATGAGGAAGCAAAACAAAAGCTAATAGAATCTAATTTGAGATTAGTTGTAAGTATAGCTAAAAAACATACTAATCGTGGTCTAAAAATGTTGGATTTGATTCAAGAAGGAAATATGGGTCTTATGAAAGCGGTCGAAAAATTTGAGTATGAAAAAGGATTTAAATTCTCGACTTATGCGACTTGGTGGATAAGACAAGCTATAACAAGAGCAATTGCAGATCAGGGAAGAACAATAAGAATACCTGTTCATATGATAGAAACAATTAACAAAATAAAAAAAGAAAGCAGAATTATTTTGCAGGAAACTGGAAAAGAGCCGACTGCTGAAGAATTGTCGAAAAAATTGGAATTGCCAGTTGAAAAAGTTAAAAATATACTTGAAATGAATCAGGATCCAATTTCTTTGGAAACACCTGTTGGAAGCGAAGAAGATAGCGAATTGGGAGATTTTGTGGAAGATGATAAATTTGCAAATCCTTACGACGCAACTACAAGAGTGCTTTTAAAAGAACAGCTTGACGATGTTTTAAAGACATTGAATGATAGAGAAGAAAAAGTGCTTAGATATAGATATGGACTTGATGACGGATCACAAAAGACACTAGAAGAAGTTGGAAAGATTTTTAATGTGACAAGAGAGCGTATTAGACAAATTGAAGTGAAAGCGCTAAGAAAATTAAGACATCCAAGCAGAAGAAAAAAATTAGAAGATTATAGGAGCTAG
- a CDS encoding MarR family transcriptional regulator — translation MYENFSKHIGKLVCRHGSKPCNKETELLGTLKASITTT, via the coding sequence TTGTACGAAAATTTTAGTAAGCATATAGGGAAACTTGTATGTAGACACGGATCAAAACCGTGCAACAAAGAAACTGAATTGCTGGGAACTCTTAAAGCTAGTATAACCACAACATAA